The proteins below come from a single Oxyura jamaicensis isolate SHBP4307 breed ruddy duck chromosome 1, BPBGC_Ojam_1.0, whole genome shotgun sequence genomic window:
- the SLC35E3 gene encoding solute carrier family 35 member E3 gives MGWVPAQGRLAAGLLVNLAASICIVFLNKWLYVRLGFPNLSLTLVHFAITWLGLYLCQALGAFAPKSLRPAQVLPLALSFCGFVVFTNLSLQSNTIGTYQLAKAMTTPVIVAIQSLAYGKTFPLRIKLTLVPITLGVFLNSYYDVKFSALGMVFATLGVLVTSLYQVWVGAKQHELQVNSMQLLYYQAPMSSAMLLFIIPFFEPVFGEGGIFGPWTLSAVIMVLLSGIIAFMVNLSIYWIIGNTSPVTYNMFGHFKFCITLLGGCLLFKDPLSVNQGLGILCTLLGILAYTHFKLSEQESNKSKLAQRP, from the exons ATGGGCTGGGTGCCGGCGCAGGGCCggctggcggcggggctgcTGGTGAACCTGGCCGCCTCCATCTGCATCGTGTTCCTGAACAAGTGGCTGTACGTGCGGCTGGGCTTCCCCAACCTCAGCCTCACCCTGGTGCACTTCGCCATCACCTGGCTCGGCCTCTACCTCTGCCAGGCGCTCGGCGCCTTCGCCCCCAAGAGCCTGCGGCCCGCCCAGGTGCTGCCCCTGGCCCTCAGCTTCTGCGGCTTCGTCGTCTTCACCAACCTCTCCCTGCAGAGCAACACCATCGGCACCTACCAGCTGGCCAAGGCCATGACCACGCCGGTCATCGTGGCCATCCAGAGCCTGGCCTACGGCAAGACCTTCCCCCTGCGCATCAAGCTCACGCTG GTGCCCATCACGCTGGGCGTCTTCCTCAACTCCTACTACGACGTCAAGTTCAGTGCCCTCGGCATGGTGTTCGCCACGCTGGGCGTCCTGGTCACCTCACTCTACCAAGTG TGGGTAGGAGCGAAGCAGCACGAGTTGCAGGTAAACTCTATGCAGTTGCTGTACTATCAGGCACCAATGTCCTCAGCTATGTTGTTGTTCATCATACCCTTCTTCGAGCCAGTCTTTGGAGAAGGGGGGATATTTGGGCCCTGGACACTTTCTGCTGTG ATAATGGTACTGCTGTCTGGTATAATAGCCTTCATGGTAAACTTGTCCATTTACTGGATCATTGGAAATACGTCACCTGTCAC ATATAACATGTTCGGGCATTTCAAGTTCTGCATCACCCTCCTGGGAGGGTGCCTCCTGTTTAAGGATCCGCTGTCTGTTAACCAAGGCCTTGGCATTCTCTGCACGCTGCTGGGCATTTTAGCCTACACGCACTTCAAGCTGAGCGAGCAGGAAAGCAATAAGAGTAAATTGGCTCAGCGTCCATAA